The following coding sequences lie in one Cucurbita pepo subsp. pepo cultivar mu-cu-16 chromosome LG13, ASM280686v2, whole genome shotgun sequence genomic window:
- the LOC111808304 gene encoding PP2A regulatory subunit TAP46-like, producing the protein MEDLPLPSIFEQARKIHNAATESASDQDVVRKGCDALRKCEDMIGKLGLFSANETKEDISTGNLKYILVPFYLAELTEKIVQEDRIPILKASQAKLKEFISFCETMELVPKEELETSTEGNSLADKRARKIARFKRQKAAESKLLEIKERKERRGRSSKASALSAPIEAGEEDMLDDDGEEEREAWLTTITLAICKAFDLLEMLKKEEEMLSSIKEKQEKDGDKNFSREILDDRMKRAEAWHRDGVVRARYSKPAPPITCATFAQDVLEGRANVSQAHEHKHQPLIFGPASLVNGPLTSERERLAAQVFQPGFRLPTMSIEEAGLKEMEMMNKWQERTAKFMEEANSSWHKDDNRKPGPSEGDEDEDDDAAQEKARAWDDWKDENPRGAGNKKLTPCG; encoded by the exons ATGGAGGACCTGCCTCTACCGTCAATTTTCGAACAAGCGAGGAAGATTCATAATGCTGCGACAGAGTCTGCGTCGGATCAG GATGTTGTGAGGAAAGGTTGTGATGCATTACGTAAGTGTGAGGACATGATTGGGAAGCTGGGCTTGTTCTCAGCTAATGAGACCAAGGAGGATATCAGCACCGGAAATCTTAAATATATTCTG GTGCCATTTTATCTTGCTGAGTTGACAGAGAAGATTGTGCAAGAAGACAGGATACCGATCCTTAAAGCTTCTCAGGCAAAATTAAAG GagttcatatcattttgtGAAACTATGGAACTGGTGCCAAAAGAGGAACTTGAAACATCTACTGAAGGAAATTCACTTGCAGATAAAAGGGCTCGTAAA aTTGCACGGTTCAAACGTCAAAAGGCTGCTGAATCTAAGTTGCTTGAGATAAAGGAGCGAAAAGAGCGCCGTGGTCGTTCAAGCAAAGCATCTGCATTGTCTGCTCCTATAGAGGCAGGAGAGGAGGATATGCTGGACGATGATGGAGAGGAAGAGCGTGAG GCTTGGCTCACAACCATCACTCTGGCAATCTGCAAG GCTTTTGATCTGCTAGAGATgctgaagaaggaagaagagatgCTCTCTTCCATtaaggaaaaacaagaaaag GATGGGGACAAAAACTTCTCTAGAGAGATTCTTGATGATCGTATGAAAAGAGCAGAAGCTTGGCATCGTGATGGTGTTGTGAGAGCTCGATATTCGAAACCAGCGCCACCAATCACTTGTGCGACTTTTGCTCAGGATGTACTAGAAGGGAGAGCAAATGTCTCTCAAGCACATGAACACAAACATCAGCCTCTCATATTTGGACCAGCTAGCCTTGTAAATGGACCCCTTACGAGTGAGCGGGAGAGGTTGGCTGCCCAGGTTTTCCAACCTGGCTTTAG GTTGCCAACCATGAGCATCGAGGAGGCTGGGCTGAAAGAGATGGAAATGATGAACAAATGGCAAGAGAGAACTGCGAAGTTCATGGAAGAAGCAAACTCTTCATGGCATAAGGACGATAATCGAAAGCCTGGACCCAGTGAGGGTGATGAAGACGAAGATGATGATGCTGCTCAGGAAAAGGCAAGGGCATGGGACGACTGGAAAGACGAAAATCCTCGTGGTGCAGGCAATAAGAAACTAACTCCCTGTGGGTAG